The following is a genomic window from Aquificota bacterium.
ATGGAAAAATCTTTGTGATAGGAGGTTGGTCATGAGGATGATAAAGGCTGTTATAAGGCCAGAGAAGCTTTATGAAGTGATGAGGGCTTTGGAAAAGGAAGGCTTTAAAGGTATAACGGTGATGGATGTGGTGGGAAGGGGAAGGGAGGGTGGTATTCAGGTAGGAGATAAAAACTACGATGAGCTTGCAAAGACTCTCATAATGATAGCAG
Proteins encoded in this region:
- a CDS encoding P-II family nitrogen regulator; amino-acid sequence: MRMIKAVIRPEKLYEVMRALEKEGFKGITVMDVVGRGREGGIQVGDKNYDELAKTLIMIAVEDEYSDKVVDIITRHANTGMFGDGKVFVCQLEEVWTIRTKKREVHHG